In Topomyia yanbarensis strain Yona2022 chromosome 2, ASM3024719v1, whole genome shotgun sequence, one DNA window encodes the following:
- the LOC131683214 gene encoding serine protease snake-like, with amino-acid sequence MSTIRYIVIFVTCLHCFQGVVGQAQRVANKKCAEFIQQNTQKSYGGPLLINPQVQELSTTNCSTSVDLIVNGEEASVGEFPHQALLGYLKDDSTTGEVVFRCGGSLISPRFVLTAAHCGRPSVVRLGAHVMDEIGNEVDFDVDDYVKHPNYSVSRSYHDIALVKVTVAVMFSHLIRPACLWTSEPLNVTSVVATGFGLTEFAGNASKVLMKVRLDLMANSICEQKFSLHRKFGEGIRGEQLCVGSKKGGKDTCQGDSGGPIQVVTDVKTCAYYIVGITSLGGSCGAGRSEAVYTQVASYVGWIEQKVWPEEYREIGSTAGSKGSNHRIVFPND; translated from the exons ATGAGTACAATTCGCTACATTGTGATATTCGTCACATGCTTGCACTGCTTCCAAGGTGTCGTCGGTCAAG CGCAACGAGTTGCcaacaaaa AATGTGCCGAATTTATCCAGCAGAACACGCAGAAATCCTATGGAGGTCCTCTGCTGATAAATCCACAGGTACAAGAGCTTTCCACCACGAACTGTTCCACGTCCGTCGATCTGATCGTGAATGGCGAAGAAGCAAGTGTCGGTGAATTCCCTCATCAGGCACTGCTCGGTTATCTCAAAGATGATTCCACCACCGGAGAGGTGGTGTTTCGCTGCGGAGGATCCTTAATCAGTCCCCGATTTGTGCTAACCGCAGCGCATTGTGGAAGACCTTCCGTTGTACGACTGGGGGCACATGTCATGGACGAGATTGGAAATGAGGTGGATTTCGACGTGGATGATTATGTCAAGCACCCGAATTATAGTGTATCCAGATCGTATCATGATATTGCACTGGTTAAGGTAACTGTGGCGGTGATGTTTTCACATCTGATTCGGCCGGCGTGCCTTTGGACAAGCGAACCGCTGAATGTGACGTCGGTGGTGGCAACCGGTTTCGGATTAACGGAGTTTG CTGGCAATGCTTCGAAGGTACTGATGAAGGTTCGGCTAGACTTGATGGCCAATTCGATATGTGAGCAAAAATTCTCTTTACATAGAAAGTTTGGCGAAGGCATTCGTGGCGAACAGCTTTGCGTGGGTAGTAAAAAAGGTGGGAAGGATACCTGCCAGGGTGACTCTGGGGGACCGATTCAGGTGGTAACTGATGTGAAAACCTGTGCCTATTATATCGTGGGAATTACATCGCTGGGAGGTTCCTGTGGTGCTGGAAGGTCGGAGGCTGTTTATACACAGGTTGCTAGTTACGTCGGTTGGATCGAGCAGAAGGTGTGGCCGGAGGAGTATAGGGAAATCGGATCCACGGCTGGATCGAAGGGATCGAACCATCGAATTGTCTTTCCGAATGATTAG